The Hyphomonas sediminis genome contains a region encoding:
- the lepA gene encoding translation elongation factor 4, producing MTPRDKIRNFSIIAHIDHGKSTLADRLIQACGGLSDREMSEQVLDSMDIEKERGITIKAQTVRLKYAAQDGEEYVLNLMDTPGHVDFAYEVSRCLAACEGSLLVVDASQGVEAQTLANVYQAIDQNHEIVPVLNKIDLPAADVDRVKEQIEEIIGLDASDAVQISAKTGLGIPDVLEAIVTRLPPPRGGDQAAPLKAALVDAYYDPYLGVVVIVRVHDGVLKKKQQIRMMRTGGVYEIDKVGTFNPKLTETDALGPGEVGYFVASIKEVGDCSIGDTITEDKRPTDKALPGYKDVQPVVFCGLFPMDAGDFDDLRAAMGKLRLNDASFTWEMETSAALGMGFRCGFLGLLHLEIIQERLSREFDLDLIATAPSVVYEMTMTDGTEIELHNPADMPDIVRISEIREPWIAATIYTPDEYLGSILKLCQDRRGIQTELSYVGGRACVKYELPLNEVVFDFYDRLKSISRGYASFDYTIIGHRAENLVKLQILVNEEPVDALAMLVHRDRAESRGRQMCERLKELIPRQMFKIPIQAAIGGRVVARETISAMRKDVTAKCYGGDATRKRKLLDKQKAGKARMRQFGKVEIPQEAFVAALRMDGD from the coding sequence ATGACTCCGCGCGACAAAATCCGTAATTTTTCGATCATTGCCCATATCGACCATGGGAAATCGACCCTTGCTGACCGCCTGATTCAGGCGTGCGGCGGCCTCTCCGACAGGGAGATGAGCGAACAGGTGCTCGATTCCATGGATATCGAGAAAGAACGGGGCATCACCATCAAGGCCCAGACCGTCCGCCTGAAATACGCGGCGCAGGACGGGGAAGAGTATGTCCTGAACCTGATGGACACGCCCGGACACGTGGACTTCGCCTATGAAGTCTCCCGCTGCCTGGCCGCCTGTGAAGGTTCACTGCTGGTGGTCGACGCCTCGCAAGGCGTGGAGGCCCAGACGCTGGCCAACGTTTATCAGGCCATCGACCAGAACCATGAGATCGTGCCGGTTCTCAACAAGATCGACCTGCCGGCCGCTGACGTGGACCGCGTGAAGGAGCAGATCGAGGAGATCATCGGTCTCGACGCTTCTGACGCTGTCCAGATTTCGGCCAAGACCGGCCTTGGCATTCCCGATGTGCTCGAAGCCATCGTCACGCGCCTGCCCCCGCCACGCGGCGGCGATCAGGCCGCGCCGCTGAAAGCTGCGCTCGTTGACGCCTATTACGACCCCTATCTCGGCGTCGTGGTCATCGTTCGCGTGCATGACGGCGTGCTGAAGAAGAAACAGCAGATCCGCATGATGCGCACCGGCGGCGTCTACGAGATCGACAAGGTCGGCACGTTCAACCCGAAGCTCACCGAAACCGATGCCCTCGGCCCCGGCGAGGTCGGCTATTTCGTCGCCTCGATCAAGGAAGTCGGCGACTGTTCGATCGGTGACACGATCACCGAGGACAAGCGGCCTACAGACAAAGCATTACCCGGCTATAAGGACGTGCAGCCGGTCGTCTTCTGCGGCCTTTTCCCGATGGATGCCGGCGACTTTGACGACCTGCGCGCCGCAATGGGCAAGCTGCGCCTGAACGACGCCTCCTTCACCTGGGAAATGGAAACCTCCGCCGCACTCGGCATGGGCTTCCGCTGCGGCTTCCTTGGCCTGCTCCACCTTGAGATCATCCAGGAGCGCCTCAGCCGCGAGTTCGACCTCGACCTCATCGCGACCGCGCCCAGCGTGGTCTATGAAATGACGATGACGGACGGCACGGAAATCGAGCTGCATAACCCGGCCGACATGCCGGATATTGTCCGTATCTCGGAAATCCGCGAGCCGTGGATTGCCGCAACCATCTACACGCCGGACGAATATCTCGGCTCGATCCTGAAACTCTGCCAGGACCGCCGCGGCATCCAGACCGAGCTGTCCTATGTGGGCGGGCGGGCCTGCGTGAAATACGAACTGCCGCTCAACGAAGTGGTGTTCGATTTCTACGACCGCCTCAAATCCATCTCGCGCGGCTATGCGAGCTTTGACTACACCATCATCGGCCACCGCGCCGAAAACCTGGTCAAGCTGCAGATCCTTGTGAACGAAGAGCCTGTCGACGCCCTCGCCATGCTGGTCCACCGCGACCGCGCCGAGAGCCGTGGTCGCCAGATGTGCGAACGTCTGAAAGAGCTGATCCCGCGCCAGATGTTCAAGATCCCGATCCAGGCCGCCATCGGTGGCCGCGTGGTCGCGCGTGAAACCATCAGTGCCATGAGGAAAGACGTGACCGCGAAATGCTATGGCGGCGACGCCACGCGCAAACGCAAACTCCTCGACAAGCAAAAGGCCGGCAAGGCCCGCATGCGCCAGTTCGGCAAGGTGGAAATCCCGCAGGAAGCCTTCGTGGCAGCCCTCCGGATGGATGGGGATTGA
- a CDS encoding protease inhibitor I42 family protein: MRKSIGLAVSAAAVLGLAACGAGEGGEIDAGTIDPPSVSDDVTDGYEELEMPQAPTEEEQAAAAKAAQQEAEAGVFYVGEDKAGTEVTLPAGETLRIELETVPTAGYIWQIVEKPDFLELTGERSRGTNPAMQSLPGFTGGNHYMSFDLKALSEGTGVVKLTEGRSWEAAAPEGTFEVTVSVTRVE; the protein is encoded by the coding sequence ATGCGGAAATCTATTGGTCTGGCCGTTTCGGCCGCAGCGGTGCTGGGGCTGGCGGCGTGTGGCGCCGGAGAAGGGGGAGAGATCGATGCCGGCACGATCGACCCGCCTTCGGTTTCCGATGATGTGACCGATGGTTATGAAGAGTTGGAGATGCCTCAAGCTCCGACCGAAGAAGAGCAGGCCGCTGCGGCGAAGGCCGCTCAGCAGGAAGCCGAAGCCGGCGTTTTTTATGTCGGCGAAGACAAGGCGGGCACGGAAGTCACCCTCCCGGCCGGTGAAACGCTGCGCATCGAACTCGAGACTGTCCCGACCGCTGGCTATATCTGGCAGATCGTGGAGAAGCCGGACTTCCTGGAACTGACCGGTGAGCGCTCGCGTGGCACCAATCCGGCCATGCAGAGCCTTCCCGGCTTTACCGGCGGCAACCATTATATGAGCTTCGACCTCAAGGCCCTCTCCGAAGGCACGGGCGTCGTGAAGCTCACCGAGGGTCGCTCCTGGGAAGCCGCAGCACCCGAAGGCACTTTTGAAGTGACCGTTTCGGTCACGCGCGTGGAGTAG
- a CDS encoding Rieske 2Fe-2S domain-containing protein, with amino-acid sequence MADTQHSQPKAGITPDGFLTDSWYLAAPSAELKSGTQRRIMMLGEPVVVGRTPAGEAFALRDICPHRLVPLSAGQQVQTEGEWTLQCPYHGWRFGTDGGCKLMPSLTEGSPYDPSRVKVRRYPVHEANGAVYIYVAHDPRVVGEPAVPPPDFGPLPDKPKFVIHDLFNAHMDDAVVGLMDPAHVPFVHNQWWWRPPSTGLKLKQKPFIPTERGWAIDRHAPSSNSKLYRWVFGGDVMTEIRFQLPGYRWEIISNATARLLTLTCLTPEAPKRTRITQFTWWTGAPLLNLAIPMAKRMGKTFLAQDGRMVDLQNEGMAHQKAMLWIDDIDVQAKWYQTLKREWTAARTDDRAFVNPIEPRVLKWMS; translated from the coding sequence GTGGCCGACACCCAGCACAGCCAGCCGAAGGCAGGCATCACGCCAGACGGCTTCCTGACGGATAGCTGGTATCTGGCGGCGCCGTCTGCGGAGCTGAAGTCCGGCACGCAGCGCCGGATCATGATGCTGGGTGAACCGGTCGTGGTGGGCCGCACACCGGCGGGGGAGGCATTTGCCCTTAGGGATATCTGCCCCCACCGCCTTGTGCCGCTTTCTGCCGGCCAGCAGGTTCAGACCGAGGGGGAGTGGACCCTTCAGTGCCCGTATCATGGCTGGCGCTTCGGCACTGATGGCGGCTGCAAGCTGATGCCGAGCCTCACCGAGGGCAGCCCGTATGATCCGTCCAGGGTCAAAGTGCGCCGCTATCCGGTGCATGAGGCCAATGGCGCGGTCTATATCTATGTGGCGCATGATCCGCGTGTTGTGGGCGAGCCGGCTGTTCCGCCGCCGGATTTCGGGCCGTTGCCGGACAAGCCCAAATTCGTCATCCATGATCTCTTCAATGCCCATATGGACGATGCCGTGGTCGGTCTGATGGACCCGGCGCATGTGCCCTTCGTGCATAATCAATGGTGGTGGCGTCCGCCATCGACCGGGCTGAAGCTGAAGCAGAAGCCGTTCATTCCGACAGAGCGGGGCTGGGCGATTGACCGGCACGCGCCTTCGTCCAACTCCAAGCTCTATCGCTGGGTGTTTGGTGGGGATGTGATGACGGAGATCCGGTTTCAGCTGCCGGGCTATCGCTGGGAGATCATCTCCAACGCAACCGCGCGCCTGCTGACGCTCACCTGCCTGACGCCGGAAGCTCCCAAACGTACACGGATCACCCAGTTCACCTGGTGGACCGGCGCGCCGCTGCTCAACCTTGCCATTCCGATGGCCAAGCGCATGGGCAAGACCTTCCTGGCGCAGGATGGCCGCATGGTGGACCTGCAGAATGAAGGCATGGCCCACCAGAAAGCCATGCTCTGGATCGATGACATCGACGTTCAGGCCAAATGGTATCAGACGCTGAAACGCGAATGGACCGCAGCCCGCACCGACGACCGGGCCTTCGTCAACCCGATCGAGCCGCGCGTCCTGAAGTGGATGAGCTGA
- a CDS encoding fasciclin domain-containing protein, protein MKPFLFAAAASAIVLAACSPAVEEGTPTVAPPPVEAVDTPIDEAIAEDTATPAEAETLVDVLATRPEFSSLLAAVDAAGLTETLAGPGPYTIFAPTNDAFAALPAGELDQLLLPENKDKLVRIVSYHVIPGKVLAAEVPAEEAGTATVSINNLDLSVRRTADGSVMVNQFTVTEGDIDAGNGVIHVIDGVLVPRMEE, encoded by the coding sequence ATGAAACCGTTTCTCTTTGCCGCCGCTGCGAGCGCGATTGTCCTCGCGGCCTGTTCGCCCGCTGTCGAGGAAGGCACGCCTACGGTTGCGCCTCCGCCTGTCGAAGCAGTTGACACCCCGATCGACGAGGCCATTGCCGAAGACACGGCAACGCCCGCCGAGGCTGAAACCCTGGTCGATGTGCTCGCCACCCGTCCGGAATTCTCCAGCCTGCTGGCGGCTGTTGATGCCGCAGGCCTGACCGAGACGCTGGCCGGCCCCGGCCCGTACACGATCTTCGCCCCGACCAATGATGCCTTCGCCGCTCTGCCGGCGGGCGAGCTCGACCAGCTGCTCCTGCCGGAGAACAAGGACAAGCTCGTCCGCATCGTCAGCTACCATGTCATTCCCGGCAAGGTTCTGGCCGCCGAAGTCCCGGCTGAGGAAGCCGGCACCGCCACCGTCAGCATCAACAATCTCGACCTCTCGGTCCGCCGCACGGCAGACGGCTCGGTGATGGTGAACCAGTTCACGGTCACCGAAGGCGACATCGATGCCGGCAACGGCGTCATCCATGTCATCGATGGCGTCCTCGTCCCGCGCATGGAAGAATAA
- the ruvC gene encoding crossover junction endodeoxyribonuclease RuvC, whose product MSTPIRILGIDPGLRHTGWGIIEQTGARLAHVAHGVIEAPTDLSMAERLGHIFEAVGELARHYAPDAAGVEETIVNANPRSALKLGQARGAAMAALAMAGIPVAEFAPRQIKLAIVGTGTADKEQVKFMVQRLLPRAGEMKLDAADALACAICAAHHLPMQQIKKGAA is encoded by the coding sequence ATGAGCACCCCGATTCGCATCCTCGGCATCGACCCCGGCCTCCGCCATACAGGCTGGGGCATCATCGAGCAGACCGGCGCGCGCCTTGCCCATGTGGCCCATGGCGTCATCGAGGCCCCGACGGACCTGTCGATGGCCGAGCGCCTTGGCCATATCTTCGAGGCGGTGGGCGAGCTGGCCCGGCATTACGCGCCCGACGCGGCCGGGGTTGAGGAAACCATCGTCAACGCAAACCCGCGCTCGGCGCTGAAGCTTGGCCAGGCGCGCGGCGCGGCCATGGCGGCCCTTGCGATGGCGGGCATTCCGGTAGCCGAATTTGCCCCCCGCCAGATCAAGCTGGCCATCGTCGGCACCGGCACGGCGGATAAGGAACAGGTGAAGTTCATGGTCCAGCGCCTGCTCCCCCGGGCAGGGGAGATGAAGCTCGACGCAGCCGACGCCCTTGCCTGCGCCATCTGCGCGGCGCATCACCTGCCCATGCAGCAGATCAAGAAGGGGGCGGCATGA
- the ruvA gene encoding Holliday junction branch migration protein RuvA produces MIIGRLKGEVAAVGLDHVLIDVNGVGYVALAGTRLLSKLQTGDKITAHIETRVTESSITLFAFATDEERAWFVRLQDVPGVAGKSALAILDGLAPAEIMDAIALGDAGAFTRAKGIGKKLGERIVTELTGKAPPLGRFGKFEVAAVAGLASAQPVSGGTGSRAEAVSALVNLGYTQGEAAKAVAAAAKDGADEVGALVKGALKELAR; encoded by the coding sequence ATGATTATCGGGCGCCTGAAGGGAGAGGTCGCCGCCGTCGGGCTCGACCATGTGCTGATCGATGTAAACGGCGTCGGCTATGTCGCGCTCGCCGGAACGCGCCTCCTGTCGAAACTGCAGACTGGCGACAAGATCACCGCGCATATCGAAACGCGCGTCACCGAAAGCTCGATCACTCTTTTTGCCTTCGCCACGGATGAAGAGCGCGCCTGGTTCGTGCGCCTTCAGGATGTGCCCGGCGTTGCCGGAAAGTCTGCCCTCGCCATTCTCGACGGGCTGGCCCCGGCAGAGATCATGGATGCCATCGCGCTTGGCGATGCCGGCGCCTTCACCCGCGCCAAGGGCATCGGCAAGAAGCTCGGGGAACGGATCGTTACAGAGCTTACCGGCAAGGCGCCCCCGCTCGGCCGTTTCGGCAAGTTCGAGGTTGCCGCTGTCGCAGGGCTCGCTTCGGCGCAGCCGGTGTCTGGCGGAACAGGTTCGCGCGCGGAAGCGGTCAGCGCGCTCGTCAATCTCGGCTATACGCAGGGTGAGGCCGCCAAGGCCGTCGCGGCGGCTGCCAAGGACGGCGCCGATGAAGTCGGCGCCCTCGTCAAAGGCGCGCTGAAGGAGCTGGCGCGGTGA
- the ruvB gene encoding Holliday junction branch migration DNA helicase RuvB, translated as MSREGSLSDPNAQGPDALDRALRPQTFDDYVGQRKAKANLKVYVDAARGRKEALDHVLLFGPPGLGKTTLAQILAREMGVGFRATSGPVIAKAGDLAAILTNLEPNDVLFIDEIHRLPAVVEEILYPAMEDYALDIVIGEGPAARSVRLDLAPFTLVGATTRAGLLATPLRDRFGIPVRLEFYEGEELGRIIMAAGRKLGAQITEDGAVEIATRARGTPRIALRLLRRVRDFAEADGAAINRASAAKALKRLEIDEDGLDALDRRYLHALVKTYAGGPVGADTLAAALSEARDAVEDVIEPYLMQKGYVARTPRGRVAAPLAYERLGLKPPNGQQSALFGEED; from the coding sequence GTGAGCCGCGAAGGAAGCCTCTCTGATCCAAATGCCCAGGGGCCGGACGCGCTGGATCGTGCGCTCCGTCCACAGACGTTCGACGATTATGTCGGTCAGCGCAAGGCGAAGGCAAACCTGAAGGTGTATGTCGATGCGGCGCGCGGCCGGAAGGAAGCGCTCGACCATGTGTTGCTGTTCGGCCCGCCCGGCCTTGGCAAGACGACGCTGGCGCAGATCCTCGCGCGGGAAATGGGCGTGGGCTTCCGCGCCACGTCCGGCCCGGTGATTGCCAAGGCGGGCGACCTTGCCGCCATCCTCACCAATCTTGAGCCCAATGACGTTCTCTTCATTGACGAGATCCACCGCCTTCCGGCTGTGGTGGAGGAAATCCTCTATCCGGCGATGGAGGATTATGCCCTCGATATCGTGATCGGGGAGGGGCCGGCGGCGCGCTCCGTGCGGCTCGATCTTGCGCCCTTCACGCTGGTCGGCGCCACCACGCGCGCGGGCCTTCTGGCAACGCCGCTGCGCGACCGGTTTGGCATTCCCGTCCGGCTTGAGTTTTATGAAGGCGAGGAACTGGGCCGCATCATCATGGCAGCCGGGCGCAAACTCGGTGCTCAGATTACGGAAGATGGCGCGGTCGAAATCGCCACCCGCGCGCGGGGCACGCCGCGCATCGCGCTGCGCCTCCTGCGCCGCGTGAGGGATTTTGCCGAGGCCGATGGCGCCGCGATCAATCGCGCTTCTGCTGCCAAGGCGCTCAAGCGGCTGGAGATTGACGAGGATGGCCTCGACGCGCTGGACCGGCGCTATCTCCACGCGCTGGTGAAAACCTATGCCGGTGGCCCGGTCGGCGCCGATACGCTGGCCGCCGCCCTCTCTGAAGCGCGCGACGCAGTGGAAGATGTGATCGAGCCTTACCTGATGCAGAAAGGCTATGTGGCGCGCACGCCGCGTGGCCGGGTGGCCGCCCCGCTTGCCTATGAGCGCCTTGGCCTGAAGCCGCCAAATGGTCAGCAGTCGGCTTTATTCGGCGAGGAGGACTAG
- a CDS encoding DUF983 domain-containing protein, with protein MPNASSSPAWLPVLRGLRHRCPACGEGKLYQRYLKQMDVCAACGAPIGKIRAEDGPPWLTVLCLGPFLAGLTFISSRQESWPMWLTLPALSLFAIGAVLTLLPRIKGAIIGLFWSMGAHEQEEDA; from the coding sequence ATGCCGAATGCTTCTTCCTCCCCTGCCTGGCTGCCCGTTCTGCGCGGATTGCGGCACCGCTGCCCGGCCTGCGGCGAGGGCAAGCTCTATCAGCGCTATCTGAAACAGATGGACGTATGTGCGGCCTGCGGCGCGCCGATCGGGAAGATCCGCGCCGAGGATGGCCCGCCCTGGCTGACCGTGCTCTGCCTCGGTCCATTCCTGGCGGGGCTGACCTTCATCAGCTCCCGGCAGGAAAGCTGGCCGATGTGGCTGACGCTGCCCGCGCTGAGCCTGTTTGCGATTGGCGCCGTGCTGACCCTCCTGCCCCGGATCAAAGGCGCGATCATCGGCCTTTTCTGGTCGATGGGCGCGCATGAACAGGAAGAAGACGCCTAG
- a CDS encoding DUF3137 domain-containing protein, with the protein MTMGWDDIERVDGFAGLQAYAEAEVVPVLESDTLAPGNGKKLRGRLSRAFTGGFIAFVITFMIVQAIMPDTWWGETLVFILFPLLFFGSIIGVVFLVRGSLIKLMLEAKTRFLVRSRALSLLGEKLGLTYVPTPGGPPAAIKWMAEQSWAPQELKDAAAVFDETAGMEAAVDAAREAGLMIEANVYVVGSAEQKEKYQKMAAGQSRVEDGFHGRRGGVDFELFEWIEKVEENPDIYHLVVVLEAPLALHGITQMKSRKASWPQDASDVRLQEVDLGPKAFDQLYKLRSSDQVEARAIFNPAVIERVIALAGGGEYRAVGKGDRLVFDFPGANRFALMDVVTGDWNAETVQQTAADLAAALSLVDTLAHAFMLARKSDTSGA; encoded by the coding sequence ATGACGATGGGGTGGGACGACATTGAGCGGGTGGACGGGTTTGCCGGGCTGCAGGCGTATGCCGAGGCTGAGGTTGTACCCGTTCTCGAAAGCGACACGCTCGCGCCGGGCAACGGCAAGAAGCTGCGAGGACGCCTCAGCCGCGCATTCACCGGCGGCTTCATCGCCTTCGTGATCACCTTCATGATCGTGCAGGCCATCATGCCGGACACATGGTGGGGCGAGACGCTCGTCTTCATCCTGTTCCCGCTGCTCTTCTTCGGGAGCATCATTGGGGTGGTGTTTCTGGTCCGGGGCTCGCTGATCAAGCTGATGCTGGAAGCGAAAACCCGCTTCCTCGTGCGCAGCCGGGCGCTGTCCCTGCTGGGCGAAAAGCTGGGACTGACCTATGTGCCGACGCCCGGCGGGCCGCCGGCCGCAATCAAATGGATGGCCGAGCAATCCTGGGCGCCGCAGGAGTTGAAGGACGCCGCCGCTGTCTTCGACGAAACCGCCGGCATGGAGGCGGCGGTCGATGCGGCGCGTGAAGCCGGGCTGATGATCGAAGCGAATGTTTATGTTGTCGGCTCGGCCGAGCAGAAGGAAAAGTACCAGAAGATGGCCGCCGGCCAGTCGCGCGTGGAGGATGGATTCCACGGGCGCCGGGGCGGGGTCGATTTCGAACTGTTCGAATGGATCGAGAAGGTCGAGGAAAATCCGGACATCTACCACCTTGTCGTTGTGCTCGAAGCGCCGCTGGCGCTGCATGGCATCACGCAAATGAAATCCCGCAAGGCAAGCTGGCCGCAGGATGCCAGCGATGTGAGGTTGCAGGAGGTTGATCTCGGTCCGAAGGCGTTCGACCAGCTCTACAAGCTTCGTTCTTCCGATCAGGTCGAGGCGCGCGCCATCTTCAATCCGGCAGTGATCGAGCGGGTTATCGCGCTCGCCGGGGGCGGGGAATACCGCGCCGTCGGCAAGGGCGACCGGCTGGTCTTCGACTTTCCCGGCGCCAACCGCTTTGCGCTGATGGATGTGGTCACCGGCGACTGGAACGCGGAGACGGTACAACAGACGGCTGCAGACCTGGCCGCCGCGCTGTCCCTCGTCGATACGCTCGCCCATGCCTTCATGCTGGCGCGGAAGTCTGATACGAGCGGAGCATGA
- a CDS encoding YbgC/FadM family acyl-CoA thioesterase, giving the protein MTLPVLDAQNFDDARQHWIAVRVYYEDTDFTGMVYHANYLRFFERGRSDHLRDAGISHQSLLAREDPAAFTLTNVNVTYRKPAKVDDLLHIRTRYLGMDGPRIRFSQSCLRGDEVLAEGEITAVMIHADGRLRRPIKEIADHLEAYRWRQQD; this is encoded by the coding sequence ATGACCCTTCCTGTTCTCGACGCCCAGAATTTCGATGACGCCCGCCAGCACTGGATTGCGGTGCGCGTCTATTATGAAGACACCGATTTCACCGGCATGGTGTATCACGCCAACTATCTGCGCTTCTTCGAGCGGGGCCGGTCGGACCATCTGCGCGATGCGGGCATCTCGCACCAGTCCCTTCTGGCGCGGGAAGATCCTGCCGCCTTTACGCTTACGAATGTGAACGTCACCTATCGGAAACCGGCCAAGGTGGATGATCTGCTGCATATTCGCACGCGCTACCTCGGCATGGATGGTCCCCGTATCCGGTTTTCCCAGTCCTGCCTGCGGGGGGATGAAGTCCTCGCCGAGGGTGAAATCACGGCCGTGATGATCCATGCCGATGGCCGCTTGCGCCGTCCTATCAAGGAGATAGCGGATCATCTGGAGGCCTATCGCTGGCGCCAGCAAGATTAA
- a CDS encoding MotA/TolQ/ExbB proton channel family protein, which yields METEAIEAVASHSDFSLFSLLMAADPVVKLVLLALFLASVWSWIVIGEKFFKLGALKKASREFEEAFWSGRAGEIDMRPGQGGKDPASRVFISAAREWSDAGRPVASTGEAAALVSRAERSMRAAVDREVARASAGMSVLATIGSASPFIGLFGTVWGIMNAFLNIAEQQDTSLGTVAGPIAEALFATGLGLIAAIPAVIFYNKFTSDVTKLADQLDTFSQDVLVRLSRRASDAGGK from the coding sequence ATGGAAACGGAAGCGATCGAAGCGGTAGCCAGCCATTCGGATTTTTCCCTGTTCAGCCTGCTGATGGCCGCTGACCCGGTTGTGAAACTTGTGCTGCTGGCGCTGTTCCTGGCTTCGGTCTGGTCCTGGATTGTAATCGGGGAGAAGTTCTTCAAGCTCGGCGCTCTGAAGAAGGCTTCGCGCGAGTTCGAGGAGGCCTTTTGGAGCGGCCGCGCCGGCGAGATCGATATGCGCCCCGGCCAGGGCGGCAAGGACCCGGCCAGCCGGGTTTTCATTTCTGCCGCGCGTGAGTGGTCCGATGCGGGCCGGCCCGTCGCCTCCACCGGGGAGGCCGCCGCGCTGGTCAGCCGCGCTGAACGCTCCATGCGCGCCGCTGTCGACCGCGAAGTCGCCCGCGCCAGCGCCGGTATGTCCGTGCTCGCCACCATCGGTTCGGCCTCGCCCTTCATCGGCCTCTTCGGCACGGTCTGGGGCATCATGAACGCCTTCCTGAACATCGCCGAACAGCAGGATACCAGCCTCGGCACCGTTGCCGGCCCGATTGCCGAAGCCCTCTTCGCCACCGGCCTCGGCCTCATCGCCGCCATCCCGGCGGTCATTTTCTATAACAAGTTCACGTCGGACGTGACCAAGCTCGCCGACCAGCTCGACACCTTTTCCCAGGATGTCCTCGTGCGCCTTTCCCGGCGCGCATCGGACGCTGGCGGCAAGTAA
- a CDS encoding ExbD/TolR family protein, translating into MGLILGSGGKGGRRGRRALNAEINVTPFVDVMLVLLIVFMVTAPMLVRGEQLTLPKTTSAPLKSDPNDAPLTVWIKADGTVLVQQTEMDIDGLGAQLQAIVGEGYDKDVFLYADEAVPYGVVMQVTAEVRGAGFTRMSFVTEQKK; encoded by the coding sequence ATGGGACTGATCCTCGGTTCAGGTGGCAAAGGCGGGCGGCGCGGCCGGCGCGCCCTCAATGCCGAAATCAACGTGACCCCCTTTGTGGATGTCATGCTGGTGCTGCTGATCGTCTTCATGGTGACAGCGCCGATGCTGGTGCGCGGCGAGCAGCTCACCCTGCCCAAGACCACCTCCGCCCCGCTCAAATCCGATCCCAACGACGCCCCGCTCACGGTCTGGATCAAGGCCGATGGCACGGTCCTCGTCCAGCAGACGGAAATGGACATCGACGGCCTCGGCGCCCAGCTCCAGGCGATCGTGGGGGAGGGGTATGACAAGGACGTCTTTCTCTATGCCGATGAAGCCGTGCCTTATGGCGTCGTGATGCAGGTGACCGCCGAAGTCCGCGGCGCCGGCTTCACCCGCATGTCGTTCGTAACCGAACAGAAGAAGTAG